In Rhodamnia argentea isolate NSW1041297 chromosome 5, ASM2092103v1, whole genome shotgun sequence, the DNA window GGAAAAACACCGAGTAGATGGACCGCTCTACTACTATATTTTCAACTCTCTGTTGTACTGCTTGCTTGTCCTTCATATATATTGGTGGGTCTTGATGTATAGAATGCTCGTTAAGCAAATTCAAGCAAGAGGGAAAGTCAGTGATGACGTTAGATCTGGTGAGTATATCATTAGTTTCCCAGATATCAGTCTTTGATACCTGCAATCATCATGTGAAGACAAGAATTCTGTAAAGTGTACCCTGCCATGGATTCTTGATGGTAGTCAAGGAGGCTAAAACATTTTCCACTTCTTCTTCCCTCACTTCGTCCTATTAACTTGCATGGCACTTCTGTAAACTTGACCTGATCAACATTTTACTCAGTGGATGgaccttttttcctttgaaacatgaaaagaaaaccGTAACTGAAACAAAAAGGAGGCAATTAGATAATGTGCTTTGTCCACTCTGTCATTCGTGTTATGATGTACACCAGACTTTTCTAATTAGTCATTGTGTTTATGAATTATTTTCCCCATACACAGATTCTGAAGGTGAAGATGATCATGAAGATTGAGCAGCGAGAGAAAATTTATGGAGATACTGCCACAAGGAGGTAAAAagagattttgaaaatttacctGGACATTTAGGCTGCTTAAAagcttttgtttcttattttgctTTAAACCACCCAGAACAGGAAGCACCTTTTAAAGGGAAGGCTGCATGAATAATTTGTTCTCGACAAGACACGCGTGAATAGAAAACTTCCCTACTGTTTAATTGTTCTACTGTAGTCAAACAGCTCAAAAAAATAGCCCGAGCATGTTGCCTTCTGCATATCTCCTACATTAAGCATTAGTGAATATTCTAAACCGAGCCTTTTACTTTTGGCATTCAGCCTGATAGATCGCTTTTCGTCGTGCAGGCTGTGATGTACTAAAATGTACATTGCTGAGAGGTTGCTGCACTACTGTTCTTTCGAAGCTAATACCCAATTGCTGGGATTTGTCTGTCATTCAATCATGTGTTACAGTAATTAGAAGATGTGATGATTAGGTGGACATGGTGGTTATTATGAGACTTTGGCATTATGATTCGGTACCTTGATTAGATCACCATCTCATATGGAATTGTTCGTGGAACTCTCCCGGAAGCACATCCTCGGAATGGGCAGGTCTTTGAATGGCTGGGTGTCTGAAAGTGTTAGAACTCAGATATGATTCTTATTCTCCCGAGAAACATGTTACTTATGAACATTGGGGTGTTACTAGATTTTGGTTAGAGAAGATGTAGTTCTTCTGGAAGATAAGATGACTGTGTTTTGGTTGCTTGTGTACAATAAGAAAGCCAATTTGTTTCGTATAAACTTGCTGTTTCCcctaaaatagaaaagatcATTCATGCATAGCATAGTTCGAGGAGAGCCTTTCCAAATTAGTTAATCATCTTAATCCGCACTCGTTGCTAATGGATAGAGGTGATTATCAGGTAGGCTCGGGCCAAGGCAGGCTTGAAAGTCAGGCTTAATGTACTGCCGAAGCATGCCCGTTATGCAAAATTTATTTAGTACTTTCCAGGCTCGGCCGAAGATGGGCGGGCCTGTTCTTGTAAGAGCATTGTCGAAACCCGCCCGTTTACGTCTCGGCGCCTCGGCGGGCTTGGGCGGCCACCTACCCTTGATCAACCCTGCTAATAAATTTGTTGCTTAAGAGACTTACACATGTTTTGTGAACCAAAACGTGAGAAACTCTGTTCAACACGAGAAGCTAAAACAATTTTCTCCACTAATGGCAGCTGTAATGCGTTTGGTTTGGTGACTTGCCCAAATCTAAAACATTAAAACTCTTGAGCCACAGCCACATGTgcacgtctctctctctctctctctcaagaagaagaagaagaagtcttgGTAATTTTAGTCTGATGTTACCCACCAAACGGAACAGCATTGGTTGCATCCCCTCTTGACTTTTTGAGAAAACTTCACGCAAAATATTCAAGCAGCCATGCAGGAACTCAAGTGGACCTTCTCCATGTATGCTCGTGTATATGTATCTGCACAGTTCCAGGAAGTGCATGTCAGCCAAAGAACCAAAAATGGCAGCTTCGATTCATCTGAGAGTCCTCGCGATGCAGTTCTTGGGCGCGATCGCCTTCGTTTCTGGTGTTATCCAGTCTGGCGCAAGCGACCCTCCGCTGACGCTTGATTATTATGCATCTTCGTGCCCGACCGTGTTCGACGTCACCCACAAAGAAATGGAATGTGCAGTGCTTTCAGATCCGCGCAACGCTGCGTTAGTAGTCCGGCTGCACTTTCATGACTGCTTCGTTCAGGTGCATTGTCTATATCGTGATTCTATGCAACTTTCCATTCTCTCGCCGTTAAACTGAACATGGTACTTGGGAATGAAGCGTTTGGCAGTGGTGACATTAATCATGAAGCATAGATCAAACTGCAAAGGGAGAATTGTTTCCTTATCTTTTGGTTGCGATTTTTACCAGGGATGCGACGGTTCGGTTCTGCTAGACGATACTATCACTCTGCAAGGAGAGAAGACAGCGTCCCCCAGTATAAACTCTCTACAAGGTTTTGAAATCATCGATAGGATCAAGAACAAGGTTGAATCCGACTGCCCCGGAATCGTCTCGTGTGCTGATATATTGACGATTGCTGCTAGGGATGCTGTCATTCTGGTAGATAGATTGTCCTGTCTCTCTGAAGTCCTCATTTCCTCAGTCAGATAATGTTCTGAATCATAACCTATGTGGTTGTACTTCTTAACCAAGGAGGAATATCAGAACATCAATGTCATTAATATCGATTGTGTTTCGTACTTTATAGGTGGGCGGACCGTATTGGGATGTTCAGGTGGGGAGGAAGGACTCAAGAAGTGCAAGCTACGAGCTCGCAAACACCGACATACCAACCGCGAACGAAGGTCTCGTTTCCATCATTTCCAAGTTCCTTAACCTCGGCCTCTCTGTCACCGACACCATTGCGCTTTCTGGTAATTATTTAAGTTCCTATTCCTCTTAAGCGGTTGATCAAATTACTCACCCAAGGTGAGCTCATTGCCACAGAGAAAAGAGCGCAATGATTCAGGCCTGTATATGGTAAATTAACGTCAGATTTTCCTTAATTGTGTGCACATACGAATCGCTAGGGGCTCACACAATCGGCATGGCACGCTGTGAGAACTACCGCGCGAGAATATACGGGGACTACGAATCGACATCGGGTGGTAGTCCGTCATCCGAAGCGCGCCTCAGCAAATTGAAGTCCACGTGCCCCGCAGCAGGAGGGGGAGAGGACAACATTGCACCGATGGACTACGAGACGCCCAATGTTTTCGACAACTCCTACTACCATCTGCTCCTGAACGGAGAGGGATTACTCAACTCTGATCAGGAACTGTACTCGAGTGTATTGGCCATCCAGACCAAGAAGCTTGCAGAACAGTACGCGCACGACATGGCGGCTTTCTTTCAGCAGTTCTCCGAGTCCATGGTGAAGATGGGGAACATCACGAATTCGGACAGCTTCGTCAATGGAGAAGTGAGGAAGAATTGCAGATTTATCAATACATGATCATTGGAAAAACTTCAGGGCAAACCTATCATAATGTGCAATAAAGAAGTGTACCTACCTGCCTGGTAGCTGAATTTCTACGCCGTATGAGCTTTTGTACATCTTTGTCTGTAATGAGCAAAGAGTTGCTCCCGATTATGGACTTCTTCTTACACAAATCCTCTTCATAATTATGGGAAAACATAGCAGAAATCGAGATTATTTTGATGTAGTTAATCCGTTACGACGTGgccgaagttttttttttttttttttaatagctcATGCAACCAATTGAAGGAAGAAACATTTAAGGTCTGGAAATTGCGGTGCACTAATGCATGACATACATCCTTGATTTTAAGGCCACGTAAAGTGTGAAACAAGAATCGAATGTATAGCAAACTTAGAAAAGATGACCGAATTACAGAGAAGACGAAGTTCGCGATGGAAAAGGAAATGTCCACGGTCCATGAACTTCCCGTGCCGAGATGGACCGTAAACCAGGCCATGAACCAGGCAGCCGGGAGTACGGACAGGCATGACCCCTAGCGTTCTGAAACACTCCAAGCTCATCCTAGCCCCTAGGGGCGGCCGAAGTAATGATCTAACCTTTCCTAGAGAATCCTATAAAATGAGGGACGTGAAAGTCTCACGAGGGACAATCTAGGTAAGACAAAACATAGGAATCCAAACATGCAAGACAAGACATGCAAAACAAAGGAGGAAAAGGCAAGGGTTCGGAAAACAAGGGGTCTCTCACATGAGTATATAAAGGGGTGCGCTGGCCTTGTTTGTAATGACCCAACAATAGTAGTACATTATCTCCCTACTTTCTTTCTCTTCGGTTCGAGTGAGCCAGTGAATGATCAATCCCGGGGAAGGCTTGGCTTAGGCGATCGATCGATCCAAAGAGCCAAAGTCGTTGCCCGGTCTCGATCCAAAGCATCAGCCCATGACACATGCATGCGAGAATGTCGTGCAAGgaacaaaattagggttttggtggAGATGAAAGGCATGCCTGGGCGGCGTAGGAGGCACGGAAAACTCCCTCCACCCGAGGCCAGACCCTTCCATACATTTTcacattctttttcttctggtACACTTCAAGAATCAGTGACAAGGAACGTTGCTTTTCTAGTTGATGACTCAAACTTTTGAGGATGCGTACAATGCAGCAACTGTGATGGAAATTCTAGTCTGTTTGGAGTGggataagtgtcaaaaaagtcctaaacctattgcattagtgccaattcagtcctaaatctttttttggtatcaattcagtcctaaaccttttgcatttgtgccaattaagtcctaaactttttattggtgcgaatttagtcctaaaccttctatattgttgccaattcaatcctaaatcttttatatttataccaattgagttaattcagcaattttgatcgaaaatcgctgacatagacatcgattatcctacatggcactgctagcgctaacttggacattttttaatgttattttaatattttaaataattttttaagcatttttttggtttttttcaaaattatttttaaaaattatttaaattatcaaaaaaatatttaaaaaatccacattagtgccaaccgtgccacgtaggataattggcGTCCATGCCGGTggtttccaatcaaaattgaccgaattgactcaattagcataaatgcaaaatttttaggactaaatcggcattattgtaaaaggtttaggaccgaattggcactaataaaaggtttaggacttaaatggcaccaatacaaaaggtttatgactgaattggcaccaaaaaaaggtttaagactgaattgacactaatgcaatagatttaagacttttttgacacttttcctatTTGGAATAAAGGTTGGTTGTTCAATAAATCCCACGCTGAAGAGCTGCTTAAATCAATTAGTTATCTCAACCCATACCAGCTACTATTGAATAGAGTCGATCATCAGATTGGGGTCGGGTCAGGCCAGGTCGAGCCCTAACGTTGGGGCTTAATATGTCGCCGGAGCCTGCCCATCACATAAAATTCATGCAGCAACTTTCGGGCCCGCCAGATGTGCGCGGGTCGGGCCTTCTCATATAAGAGCATTCTCCAAGCCCGCCCATTTACCTCTCTGGTCTAGGCGGGGCTTGGGCGGCCATCCCGCCGGTAGAGAACACTTTTCAGGCTTGACCTGGCCGGAGCCTGACCATCCCACAAAATTCATGCAGCAACTTTCGGGCCAACAAGTATGGGCTGGTCGGGCCTTCTCATGTAAGAGCATTCCCCAAGCCCGCCCATTTACCTCTCGGGTCTAGGCGGGCTAGGGTGGCCACCCCGCCCGCAGAAAACTCTGTACAAAACAAGAAGGCTAAAACGATTACACTGATAGCAGCTATAATCGCGATTGGTTTGGTGACTTCCCAAAGCTAAAACAATTACAAACATGTGCACGTCTCTCCCTCTTATCTCTCACAGAAGTCACAACACTTAAAAGTAATTTAGTCTCGGTATTACCCACCAAACAGAACAACATTAGTTGCATCCCCTCTTGACTATAAGGAAACTTCATGCAAGAATCCTCGATCAGCCATGCAAGAACTGAAGTTGTACTTGTCTACGTTTGTACTTCTCTCCTCCGTTCGTTCCTTTATAAATTGCACACAGTTTCAGGAAATGATGTGAGGCAAAGAACCAAGAATGGCAGCTCCGATTCGTCCGAGAAT includes these proteins:
- the LOC115754934 gene encoding peroxidase 11-like; this translates as MLVYMYLHSSRKCMSAKEPKMAASIHLRVLAMQFLGAIAFVSGVIQSGASDPPLTLDYYASSCPTVFDVTHKEMECAVLSDPRNAALVVRLHFHDCFVQGCDGSVLLDDTITLQGEKTASPSINSLQGFEIIDRIKNKVESDCPGIVSCADILTIAARDAVILVGGPYWDVQVGRKDSRSASYELANTDIPTANEGLVSIISKFLNLGLSVTDTIALSGAHTIGMARCENYRARIYGDYESTSGGSPSSEARLSKLKSTCPAAGGGEDNIAPMDYETPNVFDNSYYHLLLNGEGLLNSDQELYSSVLAIQTKKLAEQYAHDMAAFFQQFSESMVKMGNITNSDSFVNGEVRKNCRFINT